Part of the Oncorhynchus masou masou isolate Uvic2021 chromosome 24, UVic_Omas_1.1, whole genome shotgun sequence genome is shown below.
aatgaatcgtgaataatgatgagtgataaAGAGGCATAACTATCATACCCCATTTAACTTTCTTTCATTATTCATGATTAATTCAGGACTATCTGAAATCATTATATTACATAAAACACCATGAATGTTATTGTCATCTTATGTTGCCCATGTGGTATTTTGTATGTTGGGAAAATCTCTAGGCACCTTAAGCAACGAATGTGAGCAAGAGCACCATAAGGTGTAATGGTGAAAATGACCATTTTGCCTGCCACTAACAAATCTTCACAATTTGAGGGTATTGAAAAAGTTTAAACCTTCATCCAGAGGTAAAAAGCTGTGCCAAAGGAAACTCTTTTGGATTCATATGCTTGGCAATTTACATCCATCAAGGCTTAATGATAATAATTTTGACATGAGTGTCATGCTTTAATATGTTTCCCCCTAACCCCCCCGCATTATGTGGTTCCTGTCATTTATGATGGTTCTTAAACCTGACACCCTCTTACAGGTTCCCATAGACCCCCCCCTTctgtatttttatttcatttgagGCTTTTCCTCGTCTTAACTCCCATTTACTTTTTTAAAGCATTTATGAATTATGAAAAGACTACATAAAAAATGTTAAGATgtaaaaagtatatatattttttaaaaatgaCTGTCTCAAGTCACACATTTTCTGAGATAAATGATTACTGACGTGCCTCCTGGCGTTTGTGTTGTACACAAGTGTTACTCATCATGTCTGATTGCATTGACGCACAATACCTGTATGTGGCCTTTGTCATCGTGTGTTTTATATGCTCTGATGGTCTGACACCTAAATAAATGAAAAATTATGCATTGATCGGGTGAGTGCGGAGTGTCCTTTTAACTTCAATAGGAGAACCTCAAAAGTTACTATTTTGACCTCATTTACTGGAGCTTAATTTAAGCGGGATGTGTTCTAAGGAAGATGAGGAACCAATTACAGAGAAAGACAGTTGGTGaacatcagaggaggctggtgggaggagctataggaggatgggctcattgtaaagaCTGGAACACATTTAACTATATCAAACATCAAATATATGGAAACCACATTTGACTCAATTCCCTCTATtcaattccagccattacaatgagccagtcatactatagctcctcccaccagcctcttctGGTGAACATATCCATAATGACACCCAACATATGGAATTAATTCTTCTACTGTGACTGAGGAGATGACTCACTGTTAGTCATGGTATATTTCCCGCTTGAGTACAACCCATCAGATACCTCATCTCATTAACAGCCTGatgagatagaggaggagagcctGTGTCAAGCGGATACTGTCAGCCGACAACAAATGTGTCGGCACACACACTTGTGAAAGTGTGTAGCAAGAACACATCATGCAGGTGGTAGAGCAAGTCAGCTGAAACTGGGGCAGATAGgaagaggtggtgtgtgtgtgtgtgactatgtttACGCTCATAAAGCAGTGTTCATTTTGAGAATTTGAACGTTCACCTTTAAAGCCCACACACCGGTTTTATCTAGCCTTGTTGAAAGCAGAAAGACagtgactcaaaccagagcaagGAATTAAATGTGCATGTGAGCTAGCGCAGAATCTCCAGAGGCCAACATGCCTTTCAGCTTTGCAATAGTCATAGCCTGTTAGCTGCTTCCCCATCAGAGCAGGCAATCCAGTGGATGCACTCCGGAGTCTCCCTTTACAAAAGTTTGTAGCACTCAACTACAGTGCCGTGAAACCAAAActtaatattagataaagggaaagTGAGTTTACAAAAGAAAAAATGGAACACTCAATTAACCtttgtgaaaaagtaattgccatctttagctgcaatgactgcaaccaaatgcttcctgttgTGGTTGATCAGACTCTCACATCGCTGTTGGGGAATTTTGGCTcactcttgcatgcagaactgctttaactccgcgacatttgtgggttttcaagcatgaactgcttgtttcaagtcctgccacaacatatCAATAGGGATTcgttctggactttgactaggcaaTTCCAAAACTTAAAATGTTGTTgctttttaaccattttcatgtagacttgattgtgtgttttgtatcattgtcttgctgcatgacccagctgcgcttcagctcacagacggatgacgctgggccatttGTGCGTCGCCTCATTGGTCTCCCAGTCGTGGCCGGCTGTAACACAGCCCGGTatcaaaccaggatctgtagtaacGCAGCTAGCATTGCGATGGAGTGCCTTAGACTGGCTGCCCCACTTAGGCAGCCCCAGAAAATAAATATTAAATCCagttcagaataaggctgtaacgtaacaaaatgtggaaaaagtgaaggagtctgaatactttccaaagccACTATGTGTTGGAATagtttggaacagatttccaaaactAAAATCACTAAACtgatttactgttgtttttacagtcttatgaacaacaatttaaattattatttatttttgttcataaaaaaataaaaaaaacttggGGAGCCAAATAAAATcaggccgccagttggggaaccctggtctAGGGGTCGTTTGTGGCCTGGGCTCTGGTGTTACCTGTAGATAGGCCTGCTGGCAGCGCTGCACAAGCTGATGGAAGGCGGGCGTGCGGAGGTGGGCATGGATGTGGGCGGGGTTGAGTCTCTGGAGTGCCTCCATGATGATCTCCTGAAGGACGAAGGGGCTGAGCACACCCTTAGCCGCACCCACACAGAACTGGTACACGTAGTTCACAcctggagaggatgagagaatggTGAGCATTTAcgcttgtctgctaaatgacttaaatgtaatgtaaatgtctgacaGTTAGCGAAAGTCTATGGCTAACGGATGCGCACACagacactacatgttaatgttttataatgtatgtaaattgtaaagtatttcGTCGCTAAGGTgcagaccccagtaagactagctgtcgcaATTTGGGTCgcctaatggggatcctaattattattatttattttttttaaacaaagatACATGTTATACTTTGAATTATGGCAGAATCATTTCAGTAGAATCCTCTCAACATACACAGAAAATTCAGTTCTCTGATATTGATGTTTGTGTGTCTTACTTAGCATTCAACTCTAGTCTTCGCCTTCTTCAACCACCAAAGGTTATGATGCGGGTGCATAAATACTTCAAATCAATATTTCCCTGTTTTCCCAAAACACCTTAATAGATGAAACTACTAGAATCCAAGATGCCCGCAGCATGCCCTCTTCATCCCTGCCCCTTTCTCACCTAGCCGTGCAGCCAGGCCCAGGAGCCACTTGACATCCTCCGTGTATGGGGGGCTGCGGGAGAAGTTATTGGGGTGGTCGTTGTGAGCCCTCCTTCCAAGCATCTCCAAAGCCAGCATGCCTATCAAAGAGCCAGGGTCAAATATCACAGTTAATGCCAATTACTTTGAATAGAAAGCATAACAATCGCAAATGACAGAACTGATATTCACAGTGCATATACCATCTAGTATTACATCTAGAGAATCTTATCATGGACACTTTAAAGCATAGGTATATTCCTCACCAACTCTGTAGGCTGAGTGCAGGTAGTGAAGACCCtgctggctgattggctggctaTGCTGCTCGTCTTCAGACGGGAAGGGGGCGCTGACCAATGAGACGGGCTGGGAAGACATACCAGGAAGAGATGACCCCTGAATGGCCTGGATTGTGGCGCCTGAATGGACGCCACCTACTGGATAGAAAGAGGAAAAAGTCGTGGCTCCTGAGAGTGCCATGGAGAGCCCATTATAAAACATCCATCAAGTAAATGTTTTCTTTTTTAAAAGTTGTTCCTGTTGAATGtgatccatcaactacatcagctaacatgctaagtagatTACTATTTGACGTTtatagacagacaacacatcataCACATGGACGTGTGCAAACACACACGCAGCAGTGGTCTCCGCTCACCTGCTACAGTGGTGCTCAGAGGCAGGCCGGTCTCAGTGTGGTACGGGTGGACGGCGATCTGGGTCATGGACGGCACGGGAATACCAGGGAAGGTGACCGCAGTTGCTGCCATGGGCGGATGGGGGCCGGTGGCCACTGAGAACGGGTACTGGGCACCGATAAAGGCCGGGTGCATTCCCTGGgagggcacacatacacacttaaaATTAGTTAGATGCTATTCTCTGTTGCGGGCCACTGTCTTACGTCAGATAGTGCATAAGAATATCGCACTGAGGGACGAGTGACATGTAGGAGTGACGGAAGACAATGGCCGTGGGCTTAATACAATAAGAGATGAGTCATTTATCATTCATATAGTGAAACAAAGGTTGTCAGATTTCCCCACTGAGCCCTTGGCATGATGTGCTTGCGTCTCCATTTACTTTTTTCAGCCTATAGTTACGGAGTGGCTGTCAGTCAATACTAATAAATTCTCCCATCATTTCCGCTCAAATTTCCTGACATGCACAAGAGAGAATGTAGCGTAAGTAGAAAAGAAAAAAGATTTTCAAAGTCAAACACTGTAGGTACACCAGGTGCATACTGATCACTTCGCAGTGGTCCAATTGTCTAGTTGAGTCTCCTTGAATCTTAGTTTCAATATTGTACTCGTTCAGTTccctcccaactctctctcccttctccatatCAATTCAAACTTCACAAACTGAACAAAAggccattaaaataacaaaacTTGAGAAACAGttacaaaacaaaaatgaaaaaaaaataaatggaattcaAAACTGTGTGTTAGGGAACCTGGAGATTCAAATGGATCTTGCGAGTCAAAGACGTGGTGGGGCAGTCTCTGCCATCAGCTATTCTCTGTTATATTCTAGGGGAGGTGTGTTCAACTCTTACCCTTCGAGGTCAGGAGCCTGCTGgctttctgttctacctgataaagAATTGCACATACCtgtttcccaggtctaaatcagtccctaatTAGAGGGGAACAAAAAGAGTTGAAAAAAGGTCCAGAATTGAGTTTGAGGGATCTAGGGACTGAGAGAATCCCAGCATGTAGTGTGAAGCAGAGGTTGGGGTCTATAGGGAGACTTAATATCCTCTAAGTATATGGAAGCTACTTACAGAAAGAAGAACTAGCAACACAGTATTTCACTGGAAGCCCAAGAAActcaatttgatttgaacatcttaTCAGttctccccaccatctctctcccagcTCTCGGTCTCCATCAGTCTTTCCCTTTCTATCCTCCCTCCCATGATGCCTCCAGACAGTCCTCTTACCTGTGGGTACGCACCCCCTGACAAGGGGAACACAGTGGGCCGGGGGACGTGCTGCAGCGGGTGCCCCAGGTACTGGGGGGTGCAGACAGTGGGCAGGTGGGCCTGGATGGTAGTGTAGGGATGCAGGCCCTGGGAGTGGGGGTGGGCCATGGCAGAGCCAGGAAGGGCGTGTGATTGGTAGATGGTGGAGCCCACAGAGATGACGGGCACCACAGCCGCTGCTGTCACAGAGGCAGTCACTGTGGCAACACCAGAGGACTCCATGTTGCCACTGTTGTCCGTCACACCGTGACCAGTCTCCGGGGGCCTTCTCCCAGCTCCACCGTTGGCCCTGCAGCGTCCCGGGCCCTCGCGCTGGGCCCCTGAGCCCCCTCCTACTGTCTGCTCATAGAGCCAGTACCACTGGTGGGCCACCTCAAACAGAACCTCAGGGTACACACCGCCCCCCTTTGCTGCCTCCTCTACAGCCATACAGGCTTTCTCTAGCATCACATTGTcctgcagggagagaggagggggcggtgggggggggtgacgagagagggagaagaaattATGAgattaagaagaaaaaaaagtgaaTTTTCAGGACAAAATGGATAAAAGGGTAAAAGAATAAAAAGATGCCCAGCCTACATGAGTAGTCCGATGTGTCTTCTGCAGAACTGAAGAGTACCGGACATGTACCTGTTCCTTGCACTGCACCAGGGCCCTCTGGATCTCATTGGGGTTGAGGGCGTGTGCATGGGGCAGGCAGCTCAGGGCCAGCTCGGCCGCAGCGCGAACCATGTTGGGGTCCCGTGCCCGTGATGCCCTGTCTGCCAGTGATGCCACCTCGGGAGGGGTGAGGTGCCCGTCCCAGCATTCCACCAGGATGTTGAGGGCAGCACTGCCAATCTCCATGGCCTGgcctggagggggagaggaggagacactcATGTAAAGTGTGGTGAACCAGACCAAGCTTATAGCTAGCTACCCGTGTCTCATGgactattaaaaaaaaaaatcacttctGGGATGAACTAGattaatttatttttataaacCTCACCTGTGATCCAGGAGACGTGGGAGGAGTAGGTCCTGGATAGCCAGTTGGGCGAGACAAAGTTGTGCAGGCCCAGGGCGTACAGGCCAATCTCGAAGGCACAGAGGTGCAAGTTACGGTGGGGACCCTGGTGGCCCCCGCTGGCTGAGGGCTGGGTGAAGATGGAGGTGGAGCTGTTGCCCCCGGCCTTGATCAGCACCGTCTTGGCCAGCTCAAAGTAGAAGTGAGCCGCCGCCTCCGATGGCTGGTTGGGCACATGGGGTGCATGGCACTCGGGACGACGCCCTTTATACCTAAGAGGGTGGCGGAAGGAGGAAATTCAGGGTATTAGCATATTTTTGTCAATACCTTAGTTGTGTTCTCCAATAATTAAAAAGCATCAACACTTGTATAGAATATGTAGGAGTCACTCACCTGCTGGTGTCTGTGCTCTTTGCCCTAGCTCCCCCTCCGGCCCTGCGAGAGCCACTGGATGAGGAGGAGCCCAGCGAATCAGAGGAAGAGCTGCTGATGCTGTCACTGTCCTGGCCCCTCCCCCAGGAGGCCGCAGCCCAGCCCCCTCTGAGTGGACGTCGGCTGAGGGTGGGGGAGCTGTCTGAGGTGGTCTCAGGAGCACTGCTGTCGATACTCGCCATGCCTGGGACAAcaatatcacaaccattaaacctAAAACGTCTAGTCAGCCACATGTCAATACTACCTCTAGAAGTCATTCCAGTCATATGacatggccctggtcaaatgcaGTGCACACTATACAGTAGTATAGGCTGTTATTAGAGACACAGCCTGTGTCTTAATCTGAGGTTGAGGGTCATGGTTAGTTGGTTACCTGTGTGTTTCTTCTTCTGGCGGACAGGAGAGCCCCAGCAGCGCCCGCTGTATGCCCCCCGTCCTCCCAGCGCCAAGCGACTAGGCACAGTGCCCTCGGGCTTGAATGGGACCGCATCACTCGGCTGGTCACATGACGCAGGCTGGGCGCCATCTGCTGAGACAATAAGTTAAGTATTGAATATGTTTTACATGCGTACAGTAGCAACAGTGAGGGTTGGATTCAAAGTATTCCTTCCATTTTCAACAAATCTGTTTTGTATAGGTAGGGTAACAACATTTTCAGGGCAGGACAGGTACAGTACGACATaacctccctgtctgtgtctcaccTTGTTCTCTGGCCTCACTGACGCCCTCTCCGGGTGTGGCGTTGTTCTGCACACCGCTGCCCGCCAGTTGTCCTGCTGCCCCACCAGCAGCCACCGGTTGCACAGAGGAAGACCCAGCTGCAGCCGTGGCGTTTGGAGCGTGTTTGGACACCCCTCCGGTGGCACCTCCGTGTCCGTGAGCATTGTGTGCAGCGTGCTTGGACGGGCTCCTCTGGCTGCTGGCAGCTGGCTTGCTGGAGTAGAAGGAACTCAGGGTTTGGGGCTTGTGGGTCTGGCTCTCTCTGTCCAGCAGCTTGTCCAGGATCTAAGAGGTCACAGAGCGAGAGTCATCACAATCATTATTTGGTAAGTAGTTCATTCTACTAGCTACAGTGTGGAAACCAAGGGCTACCTTTTTCAGCTTGCTCTGGTCATCCTTGTATGTGATCATAAGAGCCAGAGCCaagtctcctttctctctcctggtCCCCTCACACAGCAGAGGGTGCTCTGCCTCGCTCACTGTGGTCTTCATACCTACAGCCGGAAAAAGGGAGGTAGAAATATGTACAGACGGCAGCAAACGAGTTCAGTTTCAAAGCCAAACTGGTACCTGGACGTTTTCCTATTTAAGTATCACTAACCTCAACACTGAGCCATTGAATGTAGTGCCTACCACTTCCTGAAGGTGTAAATGCAAAAACTTTGTGGTCGATCTTACCCAGTGCTGCGACAGCAGCCTCAAAGCCCAGCTCCTCGTCTCCAGGCATCTCGTTGTTCCGGTTACGGCTGGGAGGACGGGAACCTGTGGGGGAGACAACTGTACAAACAAAATAAAGGAGGGGGGATGGGTGAAATATAAATTACTGGAAGTCTCACTAGCGTGATGACGGCATGACATGTAATTCTGATCAATTAGCAAGTAAAAGTTCTACATCTGTGTGCATATATACTGTTTGTTGTTTGTATTGTGTGAGTTCAAACAGAGAACATTTGACATGTATAGCGAGAGTCACCTGGGGTACACAGCACATCAAATATGAAGCTGGCCAGCATGAGGGGCAGGACAGGCCTGTAGTCACAGAAGTTCCCGTCTCGGAGCTGCTCGGCCCTGTCCCGTATGGACGTCATCTCCACCAGGCCCAGAGGGATCTTCTTCAGCAGAGCCACCACCTCTGACTCCTGGTAGGCCAGCTTGACCTCCAGGGCCTTGGTGGAGGCTGGGGGCCTCTGCAGCTCCAGAGAGAACATACCCGTGCTAAAGGCTAGGTTGTGGAGCTCCAGCCTCTCGCTCAGCACCGTCAGCAGGAAGGAGGTCTTGACCAGGGTGTTGGTGGCCACCTGGGTCTGCCTGCTGGTGGACACCTTGCTCTTTTTACCCTTTGTCTGGGGCTGCTCCACCTTCAGGTCTGGAGGGTTGGCCAGCAGGTCTCCAGCCAGCTCCACTGCCAGTCTGCAGGCCTCGTTGCTGTAGCCATGGGCGTGGAGGGCCTCTGCACATGCAAACAGCACCTCCATCTGGCCCTCCTGCTCCAGCGGTTTGATCCCAGCAAAGATGTCTGGTTCCTCCTCATGGTTGTTCTCTGgcactctctctgccccctcctcagAGGCTGCATTTAGGTAGTAGGCCCGGTAGTCATCCTCTCCAACAGGGTCTCCCCCTGCCCTTGGGCTCTGATTGGGCAGGGCTACGGCTCCAGCGCCAGTTTCTCGGCGCCCACCACGCGGTGGCTTGGCGGCAGCAGCAGTCACGGTAACAACAGCGACCGAGGTGGAGAGCCGAACGTCTCCAGCGGGGGCCACCTCCTTATTTCCATTCACCTCCATCTCTGCCTCCACTTCCACCTCCTTCTCCAAGACAACAGCCGCTTCCACGACGACAGCGGCGTTCTCCTTGAGGGGGAAGGCGGGCTGGGACTCAGTGGCAGGCAGGGTGGCAGCAAGAGTGACACGTTTGACCTCAAAGGAGCGCTCCTTGGGCATGTTTCCGGCCCCTTTCCCTCCCCCACTGTATTTGTGTGGCTCTCTGAGTAGCGGGCTTGGTGAGGGTAGCATCTCGGGTGGCGGGGGTGTGAAGTCAAAGGTGTTACTGGCCTCGGCGCCCAGCGCCAGACTGGAGCCATCATCCAGGCTCAGCTCGGCCATATCAGGCTCCAGGGAGCTGTCCTCACTGCTGGTGCGCCGCTTGGCCGCTTGGTGTTTTCCCCCTACCCCTCCTGATCCCCCAGAGGACGACTTCCCCCCCTGGGCCAGCTTAGCCTTGCCCCCAATGGACGAGGAGGAACCTGCGCCTTTGTACATCCCCTTACTACTGCCCTCCtctagagaaagacagacactgCCCCCTAGCCGCACTAGGACCCCTCCTCCGCTCCCGGCCGACAACCCCTTCCTCTTGCTCACAATGGTCTCTTTGGGCCTGACAGCCACTTCTTGTTGGGGAGTTCTGCCCTTGTagtctcccccacctccctcagagCTGCCagatctcccccctcctcctccaagtTCAGAGGTGTCTCCAGCCAGGCCAGCCTTGGCCCCTCTCTGCTGCTGCACTGCCCTGGCCCAGCAGAAGGAGGCGCTCTTCTTGTCAGCACTGCAGTAGGTGATGCCTGGCAGTGGGTAGGCCACCTCCCAGTTGAAGTAGCAGGACTCCACGGCTGGCTTGAAGCCCTGGAACAGTTTGTCCAGGGACTTGCGATGTTGCCCTCGCTTCACAATCTCAATCACTTTCAGATGCCACTGCTTGAGCTGGGAGGCCAGCTCCAAACGCCTATAGGATGGTGCAAAAATAAACATTGTTATAGTCAGTCCAGGAAACAAGAGCCACAGAGCAGAGACTATAGTAACAAGCAAgcacacaaaggcacacacaaGTTGTATAATTGCCAATGTATTGCCACACAATGGGTATCATTCAGAAAATCATCAATGTAACTGGAAGAAGTGCACAGACACAAAAAGGCTTTCTGCAGAGAAATCTGACAGTCATTCCACATTTTTCTTTGTCAGTGTGTAGTGCGAGAGCACATAACACTTTGAAAGCCAAGCAGCAAATTGGCTCTGTGCCTTGAGAATCGGACATGACACAGTGAATCAAGAAGATGCCCTCATTTATAAAACACTCAATGTCCCAAACACTGACTACTCAAATCAGATTAAATTCACAGAGCCTCAAAAGGAGTGACAATCAACCCTACACAGACAGATTCAGGCCTGGGAACGCTTGTGAAAGTGAGAGGTGAAATGAAGgtaagagacaggaggagggctgTGCCCCAAGGCTAACCGTTAAACAGGCAGAAAGGGAAGTGACCTCACCTCTGAGGGCTCATGGTAGGGTCTAGCACAGCCAGCCTCcacagaaccaccatgtcatcaCACATGCTGGCGCAGGCGTGGGCTGCCACCTCCGACTGCCCGTTACTGCGCCCCGTGTGCCCGCTGGCACTGCTGTGGGACGCCGACGTACGCACGCTGTACCACCAGCCAATAATCTGAGGAGAAAGGCGAGAACAGTCACTGCTGTCCTATCATGTCCTAAATTTATATTGAGTAACAGACATACAACAAAATGTACAATGTGGACCCAGAGGATATAATTTCAAATTACTAAGCTCGTTTCCAAAGTGGTCCTCGATggtaaaaacaataacacataTAATGACTAAAAGGCAAGACCAAATAATAAACAACCATAAATACATTAATTTATTGACATCCTAAAAAGTGGCACTCTTCACTGCACTTCCCCCTAACCTTAAAAATCAACCATTAAAATCAATCTATCATACCGATCCTTCAAATAAATTCACCTGACCAACAGTAGAGGGCACAAGGGGCAGTGGAGTGGTTTCTCTTTGGACAACCTTGCCCAAATTAAAACCTTTGCCTGCTTTTTAAAGCTATTTGTATTTGCTTGATCTCCAAGGGAAGGCTATGCCATAGACAAATACCTATATAGAAAAACCTGCTCACCACAGTACTGTTTACTCATGGGATTTTACGAGACATAACACTAGCTCTGGTATTGTACCTGTGTTGGTTATAGACCATATCAATGTGGTTTTTCATATAACCTGGGGCACGACCATTTAAGCAACAAGCCCACCACCAGGAACTCCTGTATCCCTATGTGGGTCCTAGTgggggacattcagcatatacatGCTAACATTATTTTGCATTCTCCTGCATTCTTTTTTTCAGCTTTTCTGATAGCCCACTATAACAAGCAGAGCAGGCGTAATCAACATGACACTGACTCAAGGTTGAGACGAGCAGTTTCTTAACTTTGATGTTAAAACATCTAGTGTTACGTTAAACATTTCTTTGCCTTTTTGCAGCAGCAGCAATCAGGCCTCCAGAAAGGGATTGATCTAGGGACACACCAAGATAAGTTACTTGTTTTAGATTCAATCTCCTTGCCTGCACAGTTTACCTTTATCTTGTCAGCCTTAAGCGATCTACGTTTTGTTCCAAACAAAATCGATTCAGTTTTTCCCAAATGTAGCGACAATTTGCCGTCAGTCAACCAATCTCTAACAAAATGCAACTTCTTACTCAGTGTCTCCTCTATGTAAACTACAAgcttttcgctacactcacaataacagctgttaaccatgtgtatgtgacaattaaaatgtaatttttatTATA
Proteins encoded:
- the LOC135512341 gene encoding zinc finger SWIM domain-containing protein 8-like isoform X9, with translation MELMFAEWEDGERFSFEDSDRFEEDSLCSFISEAESLCQNWRGWRKQSGGPNSPTVKIKDGQVIPLVELSAKQVAFHIPFEVVEKVYPPVPEQLQLRIAYWSFPENEEDIRLYSCLANGSPDEFQRGEQLYRMRAVKDPLQIGFHLSATVVSPQTGQSKGAYNVAVMFDRCRITSCSCTCGAGAKWCAHVVALCLFRIHNASAVCLRAPVSESLSRLQRDQLQKFAQYLISELPQQILPTAQRLLDELLSSQSTAINTVCGAPDPTAGPSASDQSTWYLDESTLSDNIKKTLHKFCGPSPVVFSDVNSMYLSSTEPPAAAEWACLLRPLRGREPEGIWNLLSIVREMFKRRDSNAAPLLEILTEQCLTYEQIIGWWYSVRTSASHSSASGHTGRSNGQSEVAAHACASMCDDMVVLWRLAVLDPTMSPQRRLELASQLKQWHLKVIEIVKRGQHRKSLDKLFQGFKPAVESCYFNWEVAYPLPGITYCSADKKSASFCWARAVQQQRGAKAGLAGDTSELGGGGGRSGSSEGGGGDYKGRTPQQEVAVRPKETIVSKRKGLSAGSGGGVLVRLGGSVCLSLEEGSSKGMYKGAGSSSSIGGKAKLAQGGKSSSGGSGGVGGKHQAAKRRTSSEDSSLEPDMAELSLDDGSSLALGAEASNTFDFTPPPPEMLPSPSPLLREPHKYSGGGKGAGNMPKERSFEVKRVTLAATLPATESQPAFPLKENAAVVVEAAVVLEKEVEVEAEMEVNGNKEVAPAGDVRLSTSVAVVTVTAAAAKPPRGGRRETGAGAVALPNQSPRAGGDPVGEDDYRAYYLNAASEEGAERVPENNHEEEPDIFAGIKPLEQEGQMEVLFACAEALHAHGYSNEACRLAVELAGDLLANPPDLKVEQPQTKGKKSKVSTSRQTQVATNTLVKTSFLLTVLSERLELHNLAFSTGMFSLELQRPPASTKALEVKLAYQESEVVALLKKIPLGLVEMTSIRDRAEQLRDGNFCDYRPVLPLMLASFIFDVLCTPVVSPTGSRPPSRNRNNEMPGDEELGFEAAVAALGMKTTVSEAEHPLLCEGTRREKGDLALALMITYKDDQSKLKKILDKLLDRESQTHKPQTLSSFYSSKPAASSQRSPSKHAAHNAHGHGGATGGVSKHAPNATAAAGSSSVQPVAAGGAAGQLAGSGVQNNATPGEGVSEAREQDGAQPASCDQPSDAVPFKPEGTVPSRLALGGRGAYSGRCWGSPVRQKKKHTGMASIDSSAPETTSDSSPTLSRRPLRGGWAAASWGRGQDSDSISSSSSDSLGSSSSSGSRRAGGGARAKSTDTSRYKGRRPECHAPHVPNQPSEAAAHFYFELAKTVLIKAGGNSSTSIFTQPSASGGHQGPHRNLHLCAFEIGLYALGLHNFVSPNWLSRTYSSHVSWITGQAMEIGSAALNILVECWDGHLTPPEVASLADRASRARDPNMVRAAAELALSCLPHAHALNPNEIQRALVQCKEQVHVRYSSVLQKTHRTTHDNVMLEKACMAVEEAAKGGGVYPEVLFEVAHQWYWLYEQTVGGGSGAQREGPGRCRANGGAGRRPPETGHGVTDNSGNMESSGVATVTASVTAAAVVPVISVGSTIYQSHALPGSAMAHPHSQGLHPYTTIQAHLPTVCTPQYLGHPLQHVPRPTVFPLSGGAYPQCVCVPSQGMHPAFIGAQYPFSVATGPHPPMAATAVTFPGIPVPSMTQIAVHPYHTETGLPLSTTVAGATTFSSFYPVGGVHSGATIQAIQGSSLPGMSSQPVSLVSAPFPSEDEQHSQPISQQGLHYLHSAYRVGMLALEMLGRRAHNDHPNNFSRSPPYTEDVKWLLGLAARLGVNYVYQFCVGAAKGVLSPFVLQEIIMEALQRLNPAHIHAHLRTPAFHQLVQRCQQAYLQYIHHRLIHLTPADYDDFVNIIRSARGAFCLTPVGMMQFNDVLQNLKRGKQTKELWQRISLEMATFSP